In Planococcus sp. MB-3u-03, the DNA window CCGGCATCATCACCGTCATTTCACTGGTGCTCATGAGAATCGGCGGCTTGGCACCGCTCGAAGTGGTGTCCGGCTTGATGGGCTTGCCGATCATTTTCATCACTTTCCTGATGATTTATTCGGCGAAGAAAATGATGGACCAAGACCGTGCGTGGCTCAATAATGTGCGAGACAAGGAAACGCCTTTGAAACGGTCAAAACAGAAAACGAAAAGTGAATAATTAGTCGAATGATTGAATAAACCCAGTCTTCCCCATCATGAGGGAGCTGGGTTTTTTAATGCAAGGACTCGGATGTGCCGAGGAAATTCTGGACAAATTCGATTTTAGCGTGGAAGATAAAGGTATCGCTATCGATTTCACAGCTTGCTATCTCTGTGTTAATACACAAGCACGCCAAATTACCGACTCATTAAAGGGGAGTGTTGAGAAGTGTACAAGAAAATTTTACTTGCTGTAGATGGTTCCGACCATTCAGTCCGCGCAGCTAAAGAAGCTGTGAAATTAGCTAAAGGATCGGATGATTCGCAGATTACCATCGTCTTTGTAGCAGATCACGACAACGCAAAAAACGAAGTGCTTCATAGCGGCAGTTCCGCGGAGCTGGATTTCCAGCGCCGCAAGAAATTACAGCCTGTGGAGGAAGCAATCGGAGCAGCCACTATCAAATACCGCGTAGAAATTCTGCACGGTACACCAGGGCCAACAATCGTTGAGTATGCCAATAAAGAATCGTTTGATGTATTGGTTATTGGCAGCCGCGGCTTGAACTCCTTGCAGGAGATGGTGCTCGGCAGCGTCAGCCACAAAGTGGTCAAGCGTGCGAACTGCCCGGTACTGATCGTAAAATAAAAAAGGGCTCCACCTGGGAGCCCTTTTTGCTGCAGCAGGCAAGGGGGAGAACAAGGTGAAACATACTGCGCCGATACATACGCCGTTTTATTATGGCTGGGTCATCGTCGCGATTTCGGCGTTATCGTATTTCTTTTCGGGACCCGGCCAAACCTTTTCCAATGCCATTTTCATCGATTATTATATTGAAGAGTTCGGATGGAGCCGCTCCACGGTGTCAGGGATTTATTCTGCGGCTACATTGATCGCAGGTTTCCTGATTTTTATGGTCGGCAGGCTGTTCGATAGCCAGGGAGCACGTAAGATGGCGGTCATCATCTCCAGTTTGCTGGGGCTCGCCTGTTTATTTAACGGATTGATCGCCAACACCTTCATGCTGTTCATCGGCTTCTTTTTGATTCGCCTGCTCGGGCAAGGCTCGATGTCACTCACGCCGAAGTCGCTCGTGCCGCAATGGTTCATCGCCAAAAGGGGGCGCGCGCTCAGCCTCGCAGCACTCGGGGCGATGGTCGGCTCTGCCATCTTTCCATTGCTCAATGTGTGGCTGATTGAAACCTTCGATTGGCGCATTGCATGGCTGCTGCTCGGCGCGTCTGTGTTGGTTATTTTTACGCCGCTCGCGTTTTTGCTGATCCGCAACAAGCCGGAAGATATCGGCTTGCGTCCTGACGGGGAAGTGATTCCTGAAGGGGAAAGCGCAGAGAAGAGTTTATCGGCAGATATTAGCTGGACCGTGAAAGAAGCGCAGAAAACCCGCGCCTTTTGGCTGCTGCTGTTTTGCGTCGCCACGCCAGCCTTGGTGAACACGGGAATCACGTTCCATTTAGTATCGATTTTTTCACAGCAATCGCTGACGCCTGAAGCCGCAGCGACTGTACTGAGCTTGATGGCGGTCGTCGGATTCCCGGTAACGTTTTTAGCCGGCTATTTGCTGGATAAAATCGAAGTGCGCTGGATGCTGGTCGCCTTGTTTGCCGGAGAGATCATTTTCATTTTGCTGCTCCAGCAAGCGACCGTTCTGTCATTAGCGATCCTGTTTGGCGTCGTATGGGGAGTCGTGTCAGGAATTGAGCGGGTCACGTTGAGCATTGTCTGGCCCAATTATTACGGCCGCCAGTATATCGGCAGCATCAGCGGCATCGCCATGGCGATCATGGTCATCGGCTCTGCCTTAGGGCCTTTGCCGTTCGGCTTGTTTTACGATTTCCTTGGCGGCTATGATGAAGCATTAAGCTTCCTGCTCATCATCCCGGCTTTAGCAATCGTCGCTTCCATCCTGGCAAAACCACCCGTGAAAGAAGAGTTGAAAACCGGGCAATAGAAAAAGAGGGTTGAAGAAGTCTACAATCCGCTATGAATGAAAAAGGGAATCACCTTTTCTACGTTCAAAATTCAATGTTCTATCTGAGTATTTGGAGAAGCATTCGCTCGACTCCTGTGGGACTAGCGGGTTTGAGAGACCCCGCAGGCAATGAATGAGCGAAGCTGTGCTGAGCACATTCATTTGCGACGCATCTGCCGAGCAGATGTGGGAGCAACGATTTTCTTGCGATGCTCGAACGCAGTGAGAGTTGAGCACACGGTTTTAGTGACGAGGAGGCTCGATTCCCGCCCCACGGAAAGCGAGCGATAAGCTTCGGAAAATACGACTTCTTACCTTTTCGACAGCCTGAAAAAAAAGAGCGCCTCGGCGCTCTTTTTTTAATTCTCCAAATAACGATACAGAGTGGACTTGCTGATGCTGGTCTGTTCTTTGATCTCGGCCAAGCTATAGGATTTGCTTTTATACATCTCGATCGCTTTTTTGACATTGGCATCGGGCTTGCGCGGTCGCCCGGCGTGCATGCCTTTTTGCTTGGCTTCCGATAAGCCTGCTTTGGTCTTCGCACTGATGGAATCGCTCTGGAATTCAGCGATGGATTTCGCGATTTCCAAAAATGAAAACGACGTTCCTTTCGCGGTGTCGATATTTTCTTTAATGGCATGAAGGAAAGCTGTTTTTTCTTCGAGCGCTTCAACTAAGTCCACCAATTGGCGGGTTGAATCTGTCAGCACATGGAGTTTCATCACGATGATGCGGTCTCCAGGAACGAGCGCTTCCAGCATGTGGTCCAGCTCGGTTCGCTGTTTCGGAGAACTGTGGGATTCTATATGGATCACATCGCAGCCGAATTCTTCAAACAGGGCGCGTTGCTTTTGGCAGTCTAAATCTTCTTCAATGGCTCTTGCGTAACCGATTCGCACGTAAAAAACTCCTCGCTGTACAAAGTGAATACATTATAACATATTAATTTTTTTGTAAAAACGGGCCCAAAAAGGTTCCATTAATGGAGCGTCGGTGCTAAACTATTTTCATTGTGAAAAAATAAGGTTTCCAGGATATGAAGAAACTTTCAAATAAAGAATAGAGGAGCACGACCACGTGAAACAAAGTCTGAAAACCCAATGGTTCGGGAATATCCGCGGTGATATATTGTCAGGGATTCTCGTCGCCATTGCGCTTATTCCGGAAGCCATTGCCTTCTCCATCATTGCAGGGGTCGATCCGATGGTCGGCTTGTACGCCTCCTTCAGCATTGCGGTCATCATCGCTTTCGTCGGCGGGCGTCCCGGCATGATTTCGGCCGCTACCGGCGCGATGGCGCTATTGATGGTGCCGCTCGTCCGTGACTACGGGCTGGAGTATTTGCTCGCTGCCACGATTTTGACAGGGGTCATCCAGATCCTGTTCGGCGTCTTCAAAGTGGCAAGAGTGATGAAGTTCATCCCGCGTGCTGTCATGATTGGCTTCGTCAATGCGCTGGCCATCTTGATCTTCATGGCGCAAGTGCCGCATTTCATCGGCATCAACAATATGACCTATCTCTTCGTGGCCATCACGTTGGCCATCATCTATATCGTGCCGCGTTTTTTCAAAGCCATCCCGGCCCCGCTTATCGCGCTGGTCGTGTTGACGGCAGTGGCCATCTATTCCGGATTCGAATTGCGCACAGTAGGCGATCTCGGCACGATCAGCCAGACGCTCCCGAGCTTCTTGTTGCCGGATGTGCCATTCAACTTGGAAACACTGTCGATCATCTTCCCGTACTCACTTGCGCTGGCTATTGTCGGCTTGCTTGAATCGCTCTTAACGGCGAATATCGTCGACGACATGACCGATACAACAAGTGACAAGAACAAAGAAGCCAGAGGTCAAGGAATCGCCAACTTCGTCACCGGTTTCTTCGGCGGAATGGCGGGCTGTGCGATGATCGGGCAATCGGTCATCAATGTCAAATCGGGCGGCCGTGGCCGATTGTCGGCGCTTGTTGCCGGTACGTTCCTGATGTTTTTGATCATCGTTCTCGGCAATGTCGTCGTGCAAATCCCGATGCCAGTGCTTGTCGGCATCATGATCATGGTATCGATCGGGACATTCGACTGGGCTTCGTTCACTTACTTGAAAAAAGCACCGAAAACCGATTCCATCGTTATGGTCGCGACTGTCGCCATCGTCGTCTATACGCACGATTTATCGATCGGTGTGCTGGCGGGTGTCTTGCTAAGCGCCATCTTCTTCGTCTCGAAAATTTCCAAGATCAAAGTGGAAAAACGTTTGCTCGATGCGACACAATACCGCGTCGAAGGCCAATTGTTCTTCGCTTCGGTTGAAGATTTCCTGGAGAAATTCGATTTCGATATCGAACGTGAGAAAGTGATTGTCGATTTCACGGATGCCCATATTTGGGACGATTCCGGCGTCGGCGCCGTCGACAGGGTCGTGCTGAAGTTCCGCGAAAATGCCAATGAAGTGGAAGTGACCGGCCTGGATGCCGGAAGCCAGAAACTGATCGATCAATTGGCAATCTTCAAAAGCTCGAACGCAAAGCTGCCAACGCATTGAATGAATAATGAATATAGGAAAGCCCGTCCTTCTTATGGACGGGCTTTTTGTGTCTTGTTGATGACGGGAATGCCAAGCTCTTTTGCAGGAAACAAAAGAGAGCATCCTGATACGAAAACAAATGAAAATAATTCTCATTTAGGTATTGAAAGTGTTTTTATTCTGCTATACTAATGAATGTGATTGAGTGATAATGATTATCAGTATCACCTGATTGACGAAAGGGGCGATTCTTCAAGAGTCACCGGAAAAGATTACATAATGCAGTGCGGATGTCCATCATCCAATAATCTCAATAGAAGAGGAGACGGAAAAAATGAAGAAATGGTTAGCGGCAATTTTAGTATTAATGATGTTTGCAGTTCTCGCGGCTTGCGGGGCGGAAAAAGAGGCGACAGACAGCCAAACGGCGGATGCTCAGACTGCGGAAACGGTAACAGTGACGCATGAACTGGGTGAGACGGAAGTTCCGAAAAACCCTGAGAAGGTCGTCGTTTTCGACTTCGGGATTCTGGATACACTGGATCAATTGGGAATCGAATCGATTGCCGGCGTGCCTCAAGGAAATGTGCCATCCTACTTGGAGAAGTTTGAAGACACTGGGAAATACGAGAATGTCGGCACATTGAAAGAAGCGGATTTTGAAGCGATCCACGCAATGGATCCAGACCTCATCATCATCTCTGGGCGCCAGGCAGAAATGTATAATGAATTCAACGACATCGCACCGACTATTCACTTGGGCGTAGATACAACAGATTATATGAATTCGTTCACAACAAACATGGAAACGGTCGGGGAAATCTTCGGCAAAGAAGCGGAAGTTGAAGAAGAGCTTGCAGCCATCAACGAGAAAATCGAAGGCATCAAAGAGAAAACAGCAAGTTCTAAAGAAAAAGGCTTGATCGTGCTGGCCAATGAAGGAAAAGTCAGCGCATACGGAGCAGCTTCACGCTTCGGCATCATCCATGACGTCTTTGGTGTAAAGCAGGCGGACGAAGGCATTGAAGCGTCTACGCATGGCCAAAGCATCACGTATGAATACATCCTTGATACAAACCCGGACATGATGTTCGTCGTCGACCGCAATGCAGCAGTCGGCAATGACGCAAGCGCAAAAGATTCATTGGAAAATGAATTGGTCCAGAAAACGAACGCTTATCAAAACGATAAGATCATTTACTTGGACCCTGATTACTGGTACCTATCCGGCGGCGGGCTGCAGTCTGTCAGCGAAATGGTCAAGGCCATCGAATCAGCATTTTAAAGTACCGAAGCCCCGGCATCGCCGGGGCTTTTTCTCAATCATAAGGAGGGATAAGGATATGGAGGAAATCCATTCTTATATCGATAAAGTGTTTGTTGAGCAAGAAGAGGTTCTGGAAGGCGTGCTTGCCGCCATCAACGAAAAAGGCATGCGGCCGATTTCGGTATCGCCAGCGTCCGGAAAACTGCTGACGATGCTCGTGGCCATGGCGGAAGCGGAACGGGTATTGGAAATCGGCGCACTCGGCGGCTATAGCGGGATTTGCCTGGCACGGGGCTTTGGCGCACGAGGGCATTTGACTTCGCTGGAATTGGAGCAGGACTATGCGGAACTGGCAAACGCCCATCTGGCAAAAGCGGGATTCGGCAGCCAAGTCGATTATCTGACAGGCCCTGCCTTGGACAGCTTGGCAAAGTTGAAAGGCCAGGGGAGGACGTTCGATTTCTTTTTCATCGATGCCGATAAGGTGAATTACGAAAACTATTTAGCCGCTTGCCTTGAACTTGCAGAAGACCGGGCATTGATTGTCGCCGATAATGTACTGGCTGGGGGAAGTGTGGCAGCTGTGGGTAAAGAGCGCCAGCACACCGAAGCGATGAAGAAGTTCAACGAAACGGCTGCAAGGCATCCGCAGTTGGAGTCGATCCTGCTGCCGGTTGGTGATGGATTGCTTGTGGCAAGAGTGAAAAAATGACAAAAGGACGGAAGGCTCTCACGCCTTCCGTCCTTTGCTCTATAAATAGAGCAGAATTTATTCGTATTTGCGGAAAAAGGCGAGTGTGCCGTCGATGATCCGTTGCTGGTCGTGATCAAGCGTCGCCACATGGAAGCTATCCGTCATTTCAATGAGGTCTTTTTCCTTGGATGAAATATGTTCATATATGAACCTGGAATTATCCGGCGGGACGACATGATCTTCCGGCGAAACGAACAGCAGTGTCGGGCAATGAATGGCCGACAGGTTTTTTCTGGCCAAATCCATGAAAGAAAGGATCTCCTTAACGGAAGCGACCGGTGTTTTCTCATAAGCAAGCTCAGTGATTCCAGGCTTTTTAATATCGGATCCGATGGCATCCAAAAAACGCACATCCTGCAATTCCTTGACACCTTCCATGTCCGGGACTTCGACGGCGGCGTTAATCAATGAAATGGCGCGGATCTCCGGATGGTTTTCCGCCATATAAAGCGCGAGTGTACCGCCCATTGACAAACCTGCCACGAATATCTTATCGCAGCGCTCCGACAGCCAAGCGTAGGCCTCCTCGACAGAGGCAATCCAATCCTGATACGTGCTTGTTTCCATATCTTCATAATGCGTGCCATGCCCCTTCAGGCGCGGGGCATAGACGCTATATCCTTCGTTCGCGAAAGCCTCGGCAAGCGGGCGCATGCTTTGGGTCGTGCCGGTAAAGCCATGGGATACGAGAATTCCTGTTTTCCCGCCTTCGGAAATGAACGGCTCTGCGCCTGGAAGGACATCGAAATCATGTGTCATCCAAAAACCTCCTTTTGGGATAGTCTTTAAGTATTCGCTGCTTTTCAGGAAAATCCTGCCCATTCATTTTCCCTGAAAAGGAATGCTATACTTACGGAAGAATAATCAACTGGAGGAGATCGCGTGCAAAACGTACAGGAATATACTCAATTGATCGAGCAATTCGAGAACGGCCCCTATTTCAAGATGCTCGGTTTTGAAATCAACGGGGTGGAATATGGCAAGGCGTCCATGCGCTTGGAGAAAAGACCTGAAAATGACAATATGCAAAATATGCTGCACGGCGGCGCGATCATGTCAGGGATTGATATTGTCATGGGCCTTGCCTCCCGGTCGCTCGGAAGCGATGCGGTCTCGACGATTCAAATGGAAGTTCGCTTCATCAAAAGTTTGGCGGAGGGAACGGCCGTTTTCCACGCTGAACTGTTACATCAGACGAACAGTACGGCAATCCTGACAGGGCGCGTCGTCAGCGATCGAGACGAATTATTGGCCTATAGCACCGGAACATTCAAACTATGATTGCAAAAGCTCCTTTCCGCATACGGCGGGGAGGAGCTTTTTGGATTAACCGCAATCTGAAGCCGTTCTCTTGACCGGTGAGTTATAGCTTGATATGATTACTTTTAATTAAAGATATTTTAATTCGAAATAAAGAGGTGAAATAAATGGAGTTCTCCAACCAGAACCTGAAAGCTGTAACGGTTTTGATTCGCGCCGCGGATGCCGTCCATGATGCCATTAAACGGGACGTTGCCGGGTACGGCTTGAATGCGACGGAATTCTCGGTGCTCGAATTGCTCTATCACCAGGGCCGTCAGCCGATACAGGCGATTGGCAAGAGGGTATTGATTGCGAGCAGCAGCATCACTTATGTGGTCGACAAACTGGAACAGAAAGGCTACGTCGAACGGGAAGCGTGCAAGGAAGACCGGCGCGTGACTTATGCACTCTTGACGGAAAATGGCCAGGAATTGATGAAGCGGATTTTCCCTGAGCATGAACGGCAGATGGATAAAGTGTTTGCCGGCCTTGGGCAAGAGGAAATAGTGGAATTGATCGAAAAGCTGAAAAAGGTCGGCTACGAAGCGCAAGACAGCAATGCAGCAGCAGATGGAATTTTAAAAAATAAGGAGCGGTATGCATGAACGAATTGAAAGGGATCCACCATGTAACGGCGATTACGAGCAGTGCCGAAAAGAATTATGAATTTTTCACGTATGTATTGGGCATGAGGCTGGTCAAGAAAACGGTGAACCAGGACGATATCCAAACCTATCACTTGTTCTTCGCTGACGATAAGGGTTCAGCGGGGACGGATATGACTTTCTTTGATTTTCCGGGAATCCCGAAAGGCTCTCACGGAACCAACGAAATTTACAAAACGGCTTTCCGCGTTCCGACAGACGAAGCGCTTAGCTATTGGGAGAAACGTTTTGACAAATACGAAGTGAACCACAGTGCAATCGCAGAGCAATTCGGCGTCAAAACTTTGTCGTTCACAGACTTCGATGACCAGCAGTATATGCTCGTATCGGACGAGAACAATGAAGGCGTGCAAGCGGGGACGCCTTGGCAGGACGGCCCGGTCCCGCTTGAATTTGCCATCACCGGGCTCGGGCCGATCCATATCCGCATCGGCCAATTCGATTACTTGAAAGAAGTGCTCGAAAAGGCGATGCATATGCGCGAGATCGCCAACGAGGGATCGCTGCATTTATTCGAGATGGGCGAAGGCGGAAACGGTGCACAAGTAATCGTTGAGCATAATGCAGATTTACCGTCCGGGCAGCAGGGTTACGGCACGGTGCATCATGCCGCATTCCGCGTGGCGGACCGCGCAGCATTGAATGAATGGATCGGCCATATGCAGGAAATCGGGTTCTCGACTTCGGGCTATGTCGACCGCTTCTTCTTTGAATCATTGTACGCACGGGTAGCCCCCGGCCTCTTGTTCGAATGGGCAACGGATGGCCCGGGCTTCATGGGTGACGAGCCATATGAAACACTCGGGGAGAAACTTTCTTTGCCGCCGTTTTTGGAACCGAAGCGCGAACAGATCGAGAGCATGGTGCGGCCGATCGATACGGTGCGCAGCACGAAGGATATCGAAAAAGAATACCTATAGGAAAAATTGGCACTGCTCCCCATGGGCAGTGCTTTTTCACTGCCAATAACAAAGAGGATGCAGAGAATCTGAAATAATGGGACGATTTTGGGAACTTATTCAACTTATATGCGTAAGTATAGTTAACACAAAGAAAGGGGAGAAGGGCGATGCCGAAATGCCAGAATTGCGGAGCGTTATGGACGTGGGCACAGACCGTATGCCGACTGTGCACACTCGGGGATGGGATGAAGTGCCCCTCATGCCGCGAGGAGCAATTCGTATCGATGGAATCGCGGAAAAAGACCAGCTTGTTCGTCTTTGCCGCTCCGCTCATCATGTTCATTTCGGTCGCTTTCGGCATCGATCCGTTCGTTTCCCTCGCCCTGTTCCTGGCTTCCTTTTTAGTAATCATGGGCATTTATCCATTCTTTATCGAATTGACAGACGAGCGCGGGCCAATGTGGTGACTAGTAGAAATCCGAGTTTCTTTCTAGGGATTGAGTTGGCTGCGCACAACAAATGAAGATTCTTTTCTGGACAGCCCCTGAAGCTTGCGCTAAACTTACAGATAATCATCTATAGCGTTCTTCGGGGTCGGGTGAAATTCCCAATCGACGGTAACGGAGCAATCCGAAGCCCGTGAGCCTTTCGGGGCAGGATTTGGTGCAAGTCCAAAGCCGACAGTTAAAGTCTGGATGGGAGAAGAACCGTCAAGCAGCCTACTAGCAATCGCTTAGGTTTCTTTGATATGCACTTTCAAGGCCCCTTTCTTTTTATGGAAGGGGCCTTTTTGCATACTGTGGATGATCAACTGAATAGTATTCCTTCGGGGTCGGGTGAAATTCCCAATCGACGGTAACGAAGCAATTCGAAGCCCGTGAGCCTTTCGGGGCAGGATTTGGTGCAAGTCCAAAGCCGACAGTTAAAGTCTGGATGGGAGAAGGAAGAACACGGAAATTATAGAGTTTTCTATAGTTCTATTTCCTATTGTCTTCTAACCCATTGGCTAATCAATGGGTTTTTATTTTGTTCTGAAAGGTGTGATCAAGTGGACGATCAGCAAATCATGAAGCAAGCACTGGCATTGGCACGATCAGCTGCCGGGCAGACTTCCCCCAACCCGCTTGTCGGGTCGGTGATCGTCAAAGATGGCCGTATCATCGGCATGGGCGCGCATTTGAAAGCGGGACAGGCGCATGCAGAAATCCATGCGCTGAATATGGCAGGCACTGAAGCGCGAGGCGCGGATTTATATGTGACGCTGGAGCCTTGCAGCCATCATGGCCGGACTGGACCTTGCGCAGACGCGATTATAAAAGCCGGCATCCGCCGTGTCGTCGTCGCTGTGCTTGACCCGAATCCGCTCGTTTCAGGCCAGGGCATCAAGAAGCTCGAAGCCGCCGGGGTGATTGTAGAGACCGGTGTCTGCGAGCAGGAAGCTGCGGAGCTGAACCGGATGTTCTTCACCTTTATCCGCAAAAACCGGCCATTCGTCACATTGAAGCATGCCATCACGCTAGACGGCAAAATCGCTGTATACGGCGGCCGTTCGGAAAAAATTACGGGGCCTGAAGTGCAGCGCGACGTCCACGAACTGCGCTTGCTGCACGACGCCATCCTCGTCGGCGCACAGACCATTGCACTCGATAACCCCCGTTTGACCAATCGGTTTGCCGATTCCCCGAAGCAGCCGATCCGCGTCATTTTAGATGGCCATCTGCGCATCCCGATAGAGAGCCACGTCATTCAAGTACCTGATGCCCCTACTTGGATAATCGTCGGATCACAAGCTGATATCGACAGCCGCGGCGCATTTCCTGAGCATGTCCGAATTCTGCAACTGGATACGCCCGATGTGGAAATCGTCGCTGCATTGGAATTGCTGGCCGAGCATAAGGTGTTATCTGTCCTTGTGGAAGGCGGCCAAAAAATCAATACCGCTTTTTTGAAAAGCGGGCAAGTAGATGAAGTTGCTACGTATATCGCGCCAATCATTCTCGGCGGCGAAGGAACCGTTTCCGTATTTGGTGATCTACATGCCAGTTCCACGGCAAACGGCATTCCCCTGGAGACGCAGAAGGTAGAGCGCATCGGAACGGATCTGAAGATTATCTCCACTTTAAAGGAGTGACATGAATGTTTACAGGCATTATAGAAGAAAAGGGGCAACTTGCCGGTATCAAGCGCGGCGCGGCCAGCATGGAAATGACGATACGCGCAAATGTCGTCCTCGAAGAAACGAAAATCGGCGATAGCATTTCAGTCGAAGGGGTGTGCCTGACAGTGACCTCATTATCCACAGGCCGTTTCACAGTGGATGTCATGCCGGAAACATTTCACGGCACGACCCTTTCTTCGTTGAGTACATCCAGTGCCGTCAATCTAGAGCGGGCCATGGCGGCGAACGGCCGTTTCGGCGGGCATCTTGTCGCTGGCCATATCGACGGAGTCGGCAAGATCCTGCGCAAGCGCCCCCAGGAAAACGCACTGTATATCGATATAGCAGCGCCCCCTGAATTGCTTGCGCAGTCGATCGTCAAAGGATCAGTGGCAATCGATGGCGTCAGTTTGACGATTTTCGAACTTAGCGAAAACCATTTGACCGTTTCGCTCATCCCGCATACAGCGGGGGAAACGACTTTGGGCAGCAAAAAAGTAGGCGATTCGGTCAATCTGGAAACCGATATGTTCGGAAAATATGTGCAGCGTTTTATGGAGCATGCGCCAAAACAACCGATGAACGCCGATTACTTGCGGCGCCACGGATTTTAAAGGAGCAAACCGATGCTAAATACAATTGAAGAAGCAGTAAAGGAT includes these proteins:
- a CDS encoding PaaI family thioesterase, with the translated sequence MQNVQEYTQLIEQFENGPYFKMLGFEINGVEYGKASMRLEKRPENDNMQNMLHGGAIMSGIDIVMGLASRSLGSDAVSTIQMEVRFIKSLAEGTAVFHAELLHQTNSTAILTGRVVSDRDELLAYSTGTFKL
- a CDS encoding MFS transporter; this encodes MKHTAPIHTPFYYGWVIVAISALSYFFSGPGQTFSNAIFIDYYIEEFGWSRSTVSGIYSAATLIAGFLIFMVGRLFDSQGARKMAVIISSLLGLACLFNGLIANTFMLFIGFFLIRLLGQGSMSLTPKSLVPQWFIAKRGRALSLAALGAMVGSAIFPLLNVWLIETFDWRIAWLLLGASVLVIFTPLAFLLIRNKPEDIGLRPDGEVIPEGESAEKSLSADISWTVKEAQKTRAFWLLLFCVATPALVNTGITFHLVSIFSQQSLTPEAAATVLSLMAVVGFPVTFLAGYLLDKIEVRWMLVALFAGEIIFILLLQQATVLSLAILFGVVWGVVSGIERVTLSIVWPNYYGRQYIGSISGIAMAIMVIGSALGPLPFGLFYDFLGGYDEALSFLLIIPALAIVASILAKPPVKEELKTGQ
- a CDS encoding universal stress protein, with amino-acid sequence MYKKILLAVDGSDHSVRAAKEAVKLAKGSDDSQITIVFVADHDNAKNEVLHSGSSAELDFQRRKKLQPVEEAIGAATIKYRVEILHGTPGPTIVEYANKESFDVLVIGSRGLNSLQEMVLGSVSHKVVKRANCPVLIVK
- a CDS encoding MarR family winged helix-turn-helix transcriptional regulator; amino-acid sequence: MEFSNQNLKAVTVLIRAADAVHDAIKRDVAGYGLNATEFSVLELLYHQGRQPIQAIGKRVLIASSSITYVVDKLEQKGYVEREACKEDRRVTYALLTENGQELMKRIFPEHERQMDKVFAGLGQEEIVELIEKLKKVGYEAQDSNAAADGILKNKERYA
- a CDS encoding siderophore ABC transporter substrate-binding protein; its protein translation is MKKWLAAILVLMMFAVLAACGAEKEATDSQTADAQTAETVTVTHELGETEVPKNPEKVVVFDFGILDTLDQLGIESIAGVPQGNVPSYLEKFEDTGKYENVGTLKEADFEAIHAMDPDLIIISGRQAEMYNEFNDIAPTIHLGVDTTDYMNSFTTNMETVGEIFGKEAEVEEELAAINEKIEGIKEKTASSKEKGLIVLANEGKVSAYGAASRFGIIHDVFGVKQADEGIEASTHGQSITYEYILDTNPDMMFVVDRNAAVGNDASAKDSLENELVQKTNAYQNDKIIYLDPDYWYLSGGGLQSVSEMVKAIESAF
- a CDS encoding recombinase family protein, encoding MRIGYARAIEEDLDCQKQRALFEEFGCDVIHIESHSSPKQRTELDHMLEALVPGDRIIVMKLHVLTDSTRQLVDLVEALEEKTAFLHAIKENIDTAKGTSFSFLEIAKSIAEFQSDSISAKTKAGLSEAKQKGMHAGRPRKPDANVKKAIEMYKSKSYSLAEIKEQTSISKSTLYRYLEN
- a CDS encoding alpha/beta hydrolase, which produces MTHDFDVLPGAEPFISEGGKTGILVSHGFTGTTQSMRPLAEAFANEGYSVYAPRLKGHGTHYEDMETSTYQDWIASVEEAYAWLSERCDKIFVAGLSMGGTLALYMAENHPEIRAISLINAAVEVPDMEGVKELQDVRFLDAIGSDIKKPGITELAYEKTPVASVKEILSFMDLARKNLSAIHCPTLLFVSPEDHVVPPDNSRFIYEHISSKEKDLIEMTDSFHVATLDHDQQRIIDGTLAFFRKYE
- a CDS encoding TIGR04104 family putative zinc finger protein, which codes for MPKCQNCGALWTWAQTVCRLCTLGDGMKCPSCREEQFVSMESRKKTSLFVFAAPLIMFISVAFGIDPFVSLALFLASFLVIMGIYPFFIELTDERGPMW
- a CDS encoding ring-cleaving dioxygenase, which produces MNELKGIHHVTAITSSAEKNYEFFTYVLGMRLVKKTVNQDDIQTYHLFFADDKGSAGTDMTFFDFPGIPKGSHGTNEIYKTAFRVPTDEALSYWEKRFDKYEVNHSAIAEQFGVKTLSFTDFDDQQYMLVSDENNEGVQAGTPWQDGPVPLEFAITGLGPIHIRIGQFDYLKEVLEKAMHMREIANEGSLHLFEMGEGGNGAQVIVEHNADLPSGQQGYGTVHHAAFRVADRAALNEWIGHMQEIGFSTSGYVDRFFFESLYARVAPGLLFEWATDGPGFMGDEPYETLGEKLSLPPFLEPKREQIESMVRPIDTVRSTKDIEKEYL
- a CDS encoding O-methyltransferase, producing the protein MEEIHSYIDKVFVEQEEVLEGVLAAINEKGMRPISVSPASGKLLTMLVAMAEAERVLEIGALGGYSGICLARGFGARGHLTSLELEQDYAELANAHLAKAGFGSQVDYLTGPALDSLAKLKGQGRTFDFFFIDADKVNYENYLAACLELAEDRALIVADNVLAGGSVAAVGKERQHTEAMKKFNETAARHPQLESILLPVGDGLLVARVKK
- a CDS encoding SulP family inorganic anion transporter, giving the protein MKQSLKTQWFGNIRGDILSGILVAIALIPEAIAFSIIAGVDPMVGLYASFSIAVIIAFVGGRPGMISAATGAMALLMVPLVRDYGLEYLLAATILTGVIQILFGVFKVARVMKFIPRAVMIGFVNALAILIFMAQVPHFIGINNMTYLFVAITLAIIYIVPRFFKAIPAPLIALVVLTAVAIYSGFELRTVGDLGTISQTLPSFLLPDVPFNLETLSIIFPYSLALAIVGLLESLLTANIVDDMTDTTSDKNKEARGQGIANFVTGFFGGMAGCAMIGQSVINVKSGGRGRLSALVAGTFLMFLIIVLGNVVVQIPMPVLVGIMIMVSIGTFDWASFTYLKKAPKTDSIVMVATVAIVVYTHDLSIGVLAGVLLSAIFFVSKISKIKVEKRLLDATQYRVEGQLFFASVEDFLEKFDFDIEREKVIVDFTDAHIWDDSGVGAVDRVVLKFRENANEVEVTGLDAGSQKLIDQLAIFKSSNAKLPTH